The region GTGGCATTCCTTCACCGGTGACTCAGCGTCCTCTGGATGGACACAGACTGAGTGCTGTTATCTCTCAGGATTGTCATCACTGCATGTGTTTGTATTAGGTAATACGCACGGCGTGTGCTCCGTCCATTTCAAAATAATACGAATATTTGCCTAAATTACTCAGTGCTAAATTATTTCGTTCCCGGACCCTATTTACATGACCTGAAGACCATGAGCCGGGATCACCCGAGTCCCCTCCTCGGAGGTTGTATATAAGAGCCCTCCTCAGATCAGCAGCATTACACCTCTCCGAGAGACACCCAGACTCAGCAGCATGCTTCTGGCCAGCACTATTCTCCTCCTTGTCTTACTATGTCTGGTCTGGACAATATGGATAAAAGGAAAACCTAAGGATGGGCTACATCTGCCTCCGGGACCTCGTCCGCTCCCAGTGATCGGGAACGTTCTCCAAATAAGACCTCAAGAGTTTTTGCTCTCACTCCAACAGGTAAGCAATTGGGGATACTATTTATGTAGAATAGTATAAGTTCTAAAAAaaagttgtgtgtttttttttctaaaagtaaATGTCACTTTAAATGATAAAGATATAAGGGGAATGAATTTATTTTTTGTCAAactaatttttatttgctaaaaatGAGCTTTGCAGTTGGATAGTATTGCAAATTTTGGTCCCTTTCACCTTTCATTTTCCAGCTGCAGAAATTAACTAAGGATCGGTCAGCGAGCTCCTTCTGACAGGAGAGTTTCTAACTCTTGTGTTTgttcttctgagctcctctcagatgATTTACGACCACATGGTCAAGCTCAACTTTCCAGCTgacataaatcagctgagaagaaGGAATATTAGTTATAAACTCTGCCAAAAGTATGAGCTCACTGACAAATTGTCAGTTACATCATTCCACAGTCGGTAAAAGGCAAATGATTTTAAAAGGCAAAAATCacaatatgtttaaccccttcataactggaggtattttcgtttttgcgttttcgtcttttgctccccttcttcgcagagccataacttttttaatttctgGTGATtaaggccatgtgaaggcttgttttctgcgggacaacttgtacttttgaacgacttcattggtGTTAACAtaatgtgtactggaaaatgggaaaaaatttacaaatgcggtgaaattgcaaaaaaaactgcatttccacaattgttttttgctttgcttttttacatttttttatgttcaccaaatgctaaaactgacctgccattatgattctccaagtcattgtgagttcatagacgCTAATCATGTCTAGGTTctaggtgaaaaaaaatccaaagtttgttaaaaaataaattgcgccattttccgatacccgtagcgtctccattttttgttatctcggattgggtgagggcatattttttgtgtgCCTAgcggacgtttttaatgatacaattttcttgcagatacaatcttttcatcgcccgttattgcattttaatgcaatgttgcggcgatcaaaaaacttaattctggttgTAAAGCGATCGGgtaaatttttttatattgatagatcaggcgattctgaacgcggcgataccaaatatgtgtatgtttgattttttttttattgttttattttgaatggggcgaaaggggggtgatttgaacttttaatttttttattttatatttttaaaaacatttttttttacttatggcattcttcaatagtctccttgggaaactagaagcttccataacctgatcgcctctgctacatacaggcgatgatcagattacctgtatgtagcagaattgctgacttggtatgagcaccgaccaccaggcatagcaatccagcagtgacaaccatagaagtctgctgtagacctctggttgtcaagccaacccatcggtgacccgcaatcatgtgacggaggtcactgattggcagatttccagCTCGCTTGccagaagtgcatgttaaatgccactgtcagagtttgacagcaccaTTTAACCGGttaagttaacagccgcgggtaaaTCACTATTttacctgcggctgttagaggcacatgtcagctgtttaaaacagctgacatgtgccggaaaagacgtGGGCTCACCGACGGAGCCCACCTTAATCAAGGGTGTCCGACATCAGCGTATTATTACTCCCGATGTCGTAAAGGTGTTAAGGAAACGAAATAGCAAAAATGATTCTTAACAAAAAATGCCTGCATATTTACAATGGTTACTTGTAAGCCACATTCTTTAAGCTCATAAgtaagaaaaaaaggcagcaaatcctCTAAATATACTGGAGATTTATGAGGAAATGCTTTTGTTACCAGgaacaaccaatcacagtgcagcttttaaGAGCAGAAAAGGAAATAAAAGCtgtgatctgattggttgctatggcaaACCATTTCATAGTTCTCCTTTAGTGACTATGTACAGCCTTTCTAGGATATGTCCAATGTTGTAACTATTATTCAGTGCATCTCACATTAATAATGAAGCAACCGTGCAGATAGGAGGGATTTAAGATTTGGGTGCAGATAAACTTTTTACCACTTTAAAGACAAGTAATTGGGACAAGTAAAAgtccctcacagtacattccccacacagtatgatgtccctcgcaGTACattacccacacagtatgatgtccctcacagtacattccccacacagtatgtcccccacagtacattccccacaaagAATGATGTTCCTCgaatcctcacagtacattccctacacagaatgatgtccctcacagtacattccccacacagtatgatgtccctcacagtacaTATAtgtatagtgccaagtactgctcatataagaggatggTCGTGAACAGGGTCCCACCGGAGGATTCTTCtgatctcctgtgggccagtccaagcctggatgTATATAATTGTTTTAGGTACTTTacgattttgtttatttttatctcatcttcttCACAGTTCCAGAAAAAATATGGCCCAATATTCACTATATATTTGGGATCTCGCCCAACTGTGGTGCTTTGTGGATATGATGCAGTAAAAGAGGCCTTAATAGACAATAAAGATGTATTCAGTGGAAGAGGGAAGATGCCAGTGCCTGAATATGTGCTGAAGGGATATGGTAAGATGTCCTATTATAAGTTATCCTTATGGCCAACttatatttcttatatttaggaaaCTCAACTGAGTATTTTCTGTTCCAGGAATTATCGGCAGCAATGGAAATCGTTGGAAGCAGATGAGACGCTTTGCACTTACCACCCTTAGAAACTTTGGGATGGGCAAGAGGAGCATAGAAGAAAGAATCCAGGAGGAGGCCCAGTTTCTAGTAGAGGAATTCAGCAAAACTGAAGGTGCAGAAAAATTTCACGTGCCATATGTGTCTCCTGTATCATGCAGCTTGTCATTTTTATTGTCAGAGAGATGGAAGCAAATAGAAAATCTGATCCAAATATGTAGACCGGAAAAGAGGAGTTGGGGTCCTGGAGGTGTTCAAAGTTAGACATTCCAGGAGTCAAACCATTTTGGCATCCAGGGATTGATCAGGATAATTGTGAGGTAGACAACTGGGTCAAAAGATGGAATGTTGATCCACAAAAATGGACCAGGGCAGTATCTCATGGATACAATAGGTAGCACAGGTGATAGGAGATTGGggattctaaaggccccgtcacacatagcgatttaccaacgatcacgaccagcgatacgacctggccgtgatcgttggtaagtcgctgtgtggtcgctggggagctgtcacacagacagctctctccagtgaccaacgatcaggggaacgacttcggcatcgttgaaactgtcttcaacgatgccgaagtccccctgcagcacccgggtaaccagggtaaacatcgggttactaagcgcagggccgcgcttagtaacccgatgtttaccgtggttaccagcgtaaatgtaaaaaaaacaaacactacatactcaccatctgttgcccgtcaggtcccttgccgtctgcttcctgctctgactgagatccggccgtacagtgagagcagagcgcagcggtgacgtcaccgctgtgctgtactttcactttcactttgcggcgctcagtcagtgtgggaagcagacggcaagggacctgacggacatcagatggtgagtatgtactgtttgtttttttttacatttacgctggtaaccagggtaaacatcgggttactaagcacggccctgcgcttagtaacccgatgtttaccctggttaccagtgaagacatcgctggatcggtgtcacacacaccgattcagcgatgtcagcgggacctcaacgaccaaaaaacggcccaggccattccgacacgaccagcgatctcgcagcaggggcctgatcgctggtacgtgtcacacatagcgagatcgctactgaggtcactgttgcgtcacaaaacttgtgactcagcagcgatcttgctagcgatctcgctatgtgtgacggggccttaacaggacACAAGGAACGTATAAGAATCGCTGAAGTAATCTCAGAATGAATGACTAGTTGCAAGCAATTGGCTGGTCAGTCAGACCACCTGCTTGGGCCACAGGAGGATGAGTTAAACCAGCTCCTGCACCACCCATCATCTCTGTCTGGTTGACTAGGAGAAAGTGGTGGCACCTGACAGAGATATTCAGCATTGAATCAATGGTAGGAGAATATGTAACAATAGTTATGTTCATCAAGCCAGGAAGggcattgttgtgaattagacttttttggctccctcttgtggtcactagtgatatgactctgggattgtctttcctcagtttggcacccacctgggtcgttagtccaggggtgttgctatataaacttcctggattctcagtccagcgcctggcatcgttgtaatcagttcctttctgtttgctcctgtctgctggtcttggatcttgcaaaattaagctaagtcctgcttccttgtttgttggttatttgcattgctcttatttttttgtccagcttgtactaaatgtgattcctgattttgctggaagctctagggggctggtgttctccccccgggccgttagacggttcgggggttattgaatatccagcgtggaaattttgatagggtttttgctgaccatataagtcatcttactatattctgctattagtcagtgggcctctctttgctaaatatctagttcattcttacgtttgtcttttctccttacctcaccgttattatttgtggggggcttgtatccaacttttgggggcttttctctggagacaagaaaggtctttcttttcccttctagggttagttagttctccggctggcgcgagacgtctagaaccaacgtaggcacgttccccggctgctgctatttgtggtgctaggattagatatatggtcagcccagttaccactgccctatgagctggttttttgtgtttgcagacttggtatgtacttttgagaccctctgccattggggtcataacagtatgccaggcccaggttgaatgtttaatgcattgcagaagtgggattacaagaaaggaaagtctgaggtttttttttgtttgtttttttttcctttcctctcttttttcctcccctttacctctgagtggcttgtgcttgctgcagacatgaatgtccagactttgattacaagtgtggatcagcttgctgctcgtgtgcagggcatacaagattttgttaccagtagtccaatgtctgaacctaaaatacctattcctgaactgttctctggagaccgatttaagtttaggaatttcaggaataattgtaaattgtttctatctctgagaccccgttcatctggagactcagctcagcaagtaaaaattgttatctctttcttacggggcgaccctcaggattgggccttctcgctagcgccaggagatccggcattggcaaatattgatgcgttttttctggcgctcggattgctttacgaggcacccaatcttgaaattcaggcagaaaaagccttgctggctatttctcagggtcaggatgaagctgaagtgtattgccaaaaatttcggaaatggtccgtgcttactcagtggaatgagtgtgctctggccgcaaatttcagaaatggcctttctgaagccattaagaatgtgatggtgggtttctccattcctacaggtctgaatgattccatggcgctggctattcaaattgaccggcgtttgcgggagcgcaaagccgcgaatcctctggtggtgttgtctgaacaaacacctgatttaatgcaatgtggtagaattcagactagaaatgaacggaaaaatcatagacgtcagaatgggttgtgtttttactgtggtgattctacacatgttatatcagcatgctctaaacgcctaactagggttgttagtcctgtcgccattggtaatttgcaacctaaatttattttgtctgtgactttaatttgctcattgtcctcctaccctgttatggcgtttgtggattcaggtgctgccctgagtcttatggatctgttgtttgccaagcgctgtggttttgttctcgagccgttggtaaatcctatccctcttagaggtattgatgctacgccattggcggaaaataaaccgcagttttggacacaggtaaccatgtgcatgactcctgaacatcgggaggtgattcgttttcttgttctgcataaaatgcatgatttggtcgttttgggtctgccatggttacagacccataatccagtcttggattggaaggctatgtctgtgtcaaattggggctgtcagggaattcatggtgattctccgccggtgtctattgcttcctctactccttcggaagttcctgagtatttgtgtgactatcaggatgtattcagtgaatccaggtccagtgctcttcctcctcatagggactgtgactgcgctatagatttgattccaggtagtaaatttcctaagggaagattatttaatctgtctgtacctgagcataccgcaatgcgttctttccctcatctcacgtgacccccccaacgaacctatccattacagtacacggctgcccactctccccagtcccacaagctcgctgcctcggggttatccttgacgctgatctctccttcaaaccacatatccaagccctttccacttcctgccgacttcaactcaaaaatattgcacgaatccgttcattcctcaaccaagaatgtgcaaaaaccctagtccatgccctcatcatctctcgccttgactactgcaacctcctgctctgtggcctcccctcaaacactctcgcacccctccaatctattctaaactctgctgcccgactaatccacctgtccccccgctattctccggcctctcccctctgtcaatcccttcactggctccccattgccaagagactccagtacaaaaccctaaccatgacgtacaaagccatccacaacctgtctcctccttacatctgtgacctcatcttccggtactttcctacacgcaacctccgatcctcacaagatctccttctctactcccctcttatctcctcttcccacaatcgtatacaagatttctctcgcgtatcgcccctactctggaactccctaccgcaacatatcagactctcacctaccatcgaaaccttcaaaaagaacctgaagacccacctcttccgacaagcctacaacctgcagtaaccaccgatcgaccaaaccgctgcatgaccagctctatcctcacctactgtatcctcacccatcccttgtagattgtgagccttcacgggcagggtcctctctcctactgtaccagttatgacttgtattgttcaagattattgtacttgtttttattatgtatacccctcctcacttgtaaagcgccatggaataaatggcgctataacaataaataataataataataataatatcaaggaatctctggagaaggggcatatccgtccatcctcttcccctcttggtgcgggattcttttttgtggccaagaaggacggatctttgagaccttgtattgactatcggcttctgaataaaatcactgttaaatttcagtatcctttgcctctgttgtcggacttgtttgcccggattaaaggtgccaagtggttcaccaagatagatcttcgtggtgcgtacaaccttgtgcgcattaagcaaggagatgaatggaaaactgcatttaatacgcccgaaggtcattttgagtacttggtgatgcctttcgggctctctaatgctccttcagtgtttcagtcctttatgcatgatattttccggaagtatctggataaatttatgattgtttatctggatgatattctgtttttttctgatgattgggactcgcatgtagagcaggtcaggatggtgtttcaggttttgcatgagaatgctttgtttgttaagggctcaaagtgtctctttggagtacagaaggttccctttttgggttttattttttccccttctgcgatggagatggacccagtcaaggtccgagctattcatgattggactcaacccacgtcagttaagagtcttcagaagttcttggggtttgctaacttctaccgtcgttttatcgcacatttttctagcgttgttaaacctttgacggatatgaccaagaaaggttctgatgttgctaactgggctcctgcagccgtggaagcctttcaagagttgaagcgccggtttacttcggcgcctgttttgtgccagcctgatgtctcacttccctttcaggttgaagtggatgcttctgagattggggcaggggccgttttgtcgcagagaggccctggttgctctgtaatgagaccatgtgcttttttctctaggaagttttcgcctgctgagcggaattatgatgttggcaatcgggagttgttagccatgaagtgggcatttgaggagtggcgtcattggctcgagggtgctaagcatcgtgtggtggtcttgactgatcacaaaaatctgatgtatctcgagtctgctaaacgcctgaatcctagacaggcccgctggtcattgtttttctcccgttttgactttgtggtctcgtatttaccaggttcaaagaatgtgaaggctgatgctctttcaaggagctttgtgcctgactctcctggagtcgcagaaccagttggtattctcaaagagggagttatcctgtcagccatttctccggatttgcgacatgttgcagagatttcaggctggtagacctgactcttgtccacctgacagactgtttgttcctgataagtggaccagcagagtcatttccgaggttcattcctcggtgttggcagggcatccgggaatttttggcaccagagatctggtggctaggtccttttggtggccttccttgtcacgggatgtgcggtcatttgtgcagtcctgtgggacttgtgctcgagctaagccttgctgttctcgtgccagcgggttgctcttgcccttgcctgtcccaaagaggccttggacacacatttccatggatttcatttcagatcttccggtgtctcagggcatgtctgtcatctgggtggtatgtgatcgcttttccaagatggtccatttggtatctttgcctaagctgccttcctcttccgatctggttcctttgttctttcagaatgtggttcgtttacacggcattcctgagaatattgtgtctgacagaggatcccagtttgtttccaggttctggcgatccttttttgctaagatgggcattgatttgtcgttttcgtctgcctttcatcctcagactaatggacaaacggagcgaactaatcagactctggaggcttatttgaggtgttttgtttctgcagatcaggatgattgggtgaccttcttgccgttggctgagtttgcccttaataatcgggctagttccgctattttggtttcgccttttttttgcaactctggtttccatcctcgtttttcctcgggacatgtggagccttctgactgtcctggggtagattccgtggtggataggttgcagcggatctggaatcatgtggtggacaacttgaagttgtcacaggagaaggctcagcattttgccaaccgccgccgcggtgtgggtccccgacttcgtgttggggatttggtatggctgtcttctcgatttgttcctatgaaggtctcctctcctaaatttaagcctcgcttcatcggtccttacaagatattggaaatccttaatcctgtgtcctttcgcttggatcttccagtgtcgtttgccattcacaacgtgttccataggtctttgttgcggcggtacgttgtacctgtggttccttctgttgagcctcctgctccggtgttggttgagggcgagttggagtacgtggtggagaagatcttggattctcgtctctccaggcggaggcttcagtatctggtcaagtggaagggctatggtcaggaggataattcctgggtggttgcctctgatgtgcatgcggccgatttagttcgtgcctttcacgctgctcatcctgatcgccctggtggtcttggtgagggttcggtgacccctccttaaagggggggtactgttgtgaattagacttttttggctccctcttgtggtcactagtgatatgactctgggattgtctttcctcagtttggcacccacctgggtcgttagtccaggggtgttgctatataaacttcctggattctcagtccagcgcctggcatcattgtaatcagttcctttctgtttgctcctgtctgctggtcttggatcttgcaaaattaagctaagtcctgcttccttgttttttggttatttgcattgctcttatttttttgtccagcttgtactaaatgtgattcctgattttgctggaagctctagggggctggtgttctccccccgggccgttagacggttcgggggttcttgaatatccagcgtggaaattttgatagggtttttgctgaccatataagtcatcttactatattctgctattagtcagtgggcctctctttgctaaatatctagttcattcttacgtttgtcttttctccttacctcaccgttattatttgtggggggcttgtatccaacttttgggggcttttctctggaggcaagaaaggtctttcttttcccttctagggttagttagttctccggctggcgcgagacgtctagaaccaacgtaggcacgttccccggctgctgctatttgtggtgctaggattagatatatggtcagcccagttaccactgccctatgagctgtttttttgtgtttgcagacttggtatgtacttttgagaccctctgccattggggtcataacagggcatgTATTGGTACAAGACTCCATGATATCTTAGACGAGGAGAACTACCCCAAAGCCTCTTCACCAGTAATTAAGTCTGCAAACATTTATATTTCATTTTATATATTGCATCTATGGCTGTGGTTTAGCAACCTAAaatgtgacaggttccttttaactgtGCCAGTATGGTTCTAATCTCCAATCTCACAAATTTGCTGAAGGTTCACATGCCCTCCAAAGTATCTTCTATTTGTATTACCCTACAGTGAGAAATGTAGACTCCACACAATGCTATAATATAATATCAGACAAATCTAGCTCAATGTCCAGTTGTTCAAAACAAAATAGTAATTGCTAAATCATTCTTCATAAATAAGTTAAAATTCATTAAAGTACTACAAGTGGCCGTATGTTATAGGGTCAACTGAAAGAAGAGAGTAGAAGTAACCTTTACTAGATAATATAAGTAAAATTTCTCTTTTTTCTCCCTAGGGGAACTGTTTGACCCAACTTTTTTCTTTAGTTGTGCCGTATCCAACATCATCTGCTCTGTTTTATTTGGCAAGAGGTTTAGTTACAAAGATGAAAGATTTTTGTCTCTTCTTAAAAATGTCACCGGGGCTATGCGATTCATGAATTCTGTTTTTGGTTTGGTGAGTAccgctgttttactttttttttttttttagaactaacAACTCAGGATGATTTTTCAATAACTTAACCAATTTTACGATTTTAGATTTTCTTTTACCTGCATGGACTTATGCACCATATTCCTGGTCCTCACCAGAAAGGTATTCAGCATCTGTTCGAACTCAAAGCATTCAttcaagaggaggtggaggaaagtgtgAACACCCTTAACATTGACTCTACACGACATTTTATTGATTGCTTTCTGTTAAAGATGCAACAGGTAAAAAAGACAATAAATATCTTCTTGTTTTTAGAGATTTCATGAGAATTTAATTAAGACAAGACTAGACAGTAATAATACATTGCATAATACATATATTCTGTACAAGGCTCATTCATGACCAGAGATGTTACTTGATGGTTGTTCTGTCAGGTTATTCTAAAATCCACATATATAAACCTGCCGCCCATCTTGCTTACTAGACATGATTCTCTAATATTTCTTTTTACAGGAAAAGCAAAAACCAACCTCAGAATTTCATAATGAGAATCTTGTAGGATCATCAATGAACTTGTTCTTTGCTGGGACAGAGACTACCAGTACCACCCTACGATATGGCTTCCTCGCTCTACTAAAATATCCAGAAATTCAAGGTACAAAACCTAAGGACATAGTTATGCTTAGATTGCTATTCAGGCGTGAAGAAAATTTTATACAACCTAAGAATTACCTTCACAATTCATTGATTCATCTCAGTTAATTATATAACCCGGTCGCGAACAATTATATCTTCTCACCCTTTCAAAAACCTTTCCCTTTGGTAAATTTGAAGCCCAATTAACTTCAAATATTTATTCCATTTAGCAAAAATCCAAGATGAAATTGATCATGTGATTGGTGACCGCCAGCCATCAGCAGAAGATCGAACCAACATGCCTTACACTGAAGCTGTAATCTGTGAGATCCAGCGGTTCAGTGATATAGTTCCTACTGGGGTTCCCCACTCTACAACAGAGGACACCTTATTTCGAAATTATACTATCCCAAAGGTAAAAGTCTGAGATAAGACAAAGAAAGGATGGAGAGATAGAATATCAGATATTCTCTGAGGATAAATGCACACCACCATGTTTGGGCTGTATGATTGCTATAAAATTTCCACCAAACACACGCCCCAGATGTCCCACAACTGACTACATGTGACTCCAATTGTCTACAGAGTATTTTTTGACCGGCATGCTTGGACATAAAATTGAAGTATAATGTGAACCAAACTTAAGAGCCCAAAACATGGTCTAATATTGAGTGAACAAAGTGAATACCTAAAAACTTTTATTCTAAAGCCACCAAACAGTCCAACATAAGCTCAAGACTTATACCTCCATAGGAAGATTTAAGAATATTGCATACAATATCTTTAACATAGTTTTCAATGTGATG is a window of Ranitomeya variabilis isolate aRanVar5 chromosome 2, aRanVar5.hap1, whole genome shotgun sequence DNA encoding:
- the LOC143805926 gene encoding cytochrome P450 2B11-like, encoding MLLASTILLLVLLCLVWTIWIKGKPKDGLHLPPGPRPLPVIGNVLQIRPQEFLLSLQQFQKKYGPIFTIYLGSRPTVVLCGYDAVKEALIDNKDVFSGRGKMPVPEYVLKGYGIIGSNGNRWKQMRRFALTTLRNFGMGKRSIEERIQEEAQFLVEEFSKTEGELFDPTFFFSCAVSNIICSVLFGKRFSYKDERFLSLLKNVTGAMRFMNSVFGLIFFYLHGLMHHIPGPHQKGIQHLFELKAFIQEEVEESVNTLNIDSTRHFIDCFLLKMQQEKQKPTSEFHNENLVGSSMNLFFAGTETTSTTLRYGFLALLKYPEIQAKIQDEIDHVIGDRQPSAEDRTNMPYTEAVICEIQRFSDIVPTGVPHSTTEDTLFRNYTIPKGTNVFPLLTTVLKDPEQFPQPELFSPDRFLDDKGAVKKQAAFMPFSAGRRICIGEGLARMELFLFLTTLIQKFTLTTVVPTEDLDLSPEFSTAGHLPRSYKMSAIPRH